ATCTTGGTTGAGATTGTGGCCCAAATTTCCGATGGCAGTACAATATCTCAAGAATACATTGATGTTGCATATTACAGATTATACCATGAGCAATCTTTTGTTGAGGAGTCGCCAAATGAATCAGTGCATAGTAGACCTACTGAATGACCCAGAAAAACTTTCTCATTTTACTTTGGGATTACCAGAGGCTTTTGAAGTCGTCGAGAAACAATTGCCAAGCAATTCTGCACAGGGGCTTCTCCGTGAACAGGTTATTATTGGATATTTCAGGTTTATGTTTGGTGGTGATGAGGTGATATTACCGTCAAAAACTAACGAGAGAAACTTTGATGTTACTCTATGCGGAGAAGATTTAGCAATCAAGACAGTAACAGGAAACTCTCGCACCGCAATCAAAGTTCACTGGACATCTGATAATCAAAGAGTTGAAGAAGAAATTGCCACATATTATCCAAAGTCGGATTTCCTGTGGATTACAATACATTGGAACAAAACTGCCGATAGCATCTTCTATATTCCGCTTTCTGTTCAGATCGAAACCCACAACACTCTTGGCGATTCCGGTTATCTAGCGAGATTAACAGGGACAAATAATAGAGGAATCCCACTCTCAAAAGAAGCCTTTTCGATGTTAAAAGAACATCCAGACACCCTACGCCGAAAAGTAACTTGGGTAAGGCAAGGAGTTGACTTTGACCCTCACGAAGAATGGGAAACCTATTGGAAAAGACGACATTCCGACTAAAAGCCTACA
Above is a window of Candidatus Poribacteria bacterium DNA encoding:
- a CDS encoding ThaI family type II restriction endonuclease, with protein sequence MNQCIVDLLNDPEKLSHFTLGLPEAFEVVEKQLPSNSAQGLLREQVIIGYFRFMFGGDEVILPSKTNERNFDVTLCGEDLAIKTVTGNSRTAIKVHWTSDNQRVEEEIATYYPKSDFLWITIHWNKTADSIFYIPLSVQIETHNTLGDSGYLARLTGTNNRGIPLSKEAFSMLKEHPDTLRRKVTWVRQGVDFDPHEEWETYWKRRHSD